One Mesomycoplasma molare genomic window carries:
- the eno gene encoding phosphopyruvate hydratase, which produces MSKITSIHAREVLDSRGNPTVQVEVKTEFGGFGSAIVPSGASTGTREALELRDQDNSFAGNWFGGKGVMQAVKNVNEKIAPVILGMEVTDQRKIDLAMIKLDGTPFKKNLGANAILGVSLAVVRAAADELDLPLYKYIGGTNARKLPVPMLNVINGGEHASNTIDFQEFMVMPLGAKSMREALQIANKVFHNLAKLLKKAGHGTQVGDEGGFAPNLKSHEEALDFLVEAIKVAGFVPATKGEKAVAIALDAASSELYDEKTKKYTFGKLKEAIESKKEGFANLQDKVEFTTDELVEYYGKLFAKYPIISVEDGFAESDWKGFKKFNQKFGSTHQIMGDDLTVTNAAILSEAIAQSSINSILIKLNQIGSVSETLDTIELAHKAGFTAVVSHRSGESEDTTIADLAVAVNAGQIKTGSLSRTDRVAKYNRLLAIEEELAEVAEYDGEKTFHNLKRNVK; this is translated from the coding sequence ATGTCAAAAATTACAAGCATTCATGCACGTGAGGTTTTAGATTCTAGAGGAAATCCTACTGTTCAAGTAGAGGTTAAAACAGAATTTGGTGGGTTTGGTTCCGCTATAGTTCCTTCTGGTGCTTCAACAGGAACAAGAGAAGCGTTAGAATTAAGAGATCAAGATAATTCATTTGCAGGAAATTGATTTGGTGGAAAAGGAGTTATGCAAGCTGTTAAGAATGTTAATGAAAAAATAGCTCCTGTTATTTTGGGAATGGAAGTAACAGATCAAAGAAAAATAGACTTAGCAATGATTAAATTAGATGGTACACCATTTAAGAAAAACCTAGGAGCGAATGCAATATTAGGAGTTTCATTAGCAGTTGTAAGAGCAGCCGCAGATGAACTAGACTTGCCGTTATATAAATATATTGGTGGTACAAATGCAAGAAAATTACCAGTTCCTATGTTAAATGTTATTAATGGAGGTGAACACGCTTCAAATACAATAGACTTTCAAGAATTTATGGTTATGCCTTTAGGTGCAAAATCAATGAGAGAAGCTTTACAAATTGCAAATAAAGTATTTCATAATTTAGCTAAACTACTTAAAAAAGCAGGTCATGGTACACAAGTGGGTGATGAAGGTGGATTTGCACCAAACTTAAAATCACATGAAGAAGCTTTAGATTTTTTAGTTGAAGCAATTAAAGTGGCGGGATTTGTTCCAGCTACAAAAGGAGAAAAAGCTGTTGCTATAGCGCTTGATGCTGCTTCATCAGAGTTATATGATGAAAAAACTAAAAAATACACATTTGGTAAACTAAAAGAAGCTATTGAAAGTAAAAAAGAAGGATTTGCTAACTTACAAGATAAAGTAGAATTTACAACAGATGAATTAGTAGAATATTATGGAAAATTATTTGCTAAATACCCTATAATTTCTGTTGAAGATGGATTTGCAGAATCTGATTGAAAAGGATTTAAAAAATTCAATCAAAAATTTGGTTCTACACACCAAATTATGGGAGATGATTTAACTGTAACAAATGCAGCTATTTTATCTGAAGCAATTGCACAATCATCCATTAATTCTATTTTAATCAAATTAAACCAAATAGGTTCTGTTTCTGAAACATTAGACACAATAGAATTAGCTCATAAAGCAGGATTTACAGCAGTTGTTTCTCACCGTTCAGGAGAATCAGAAGATACAACAATCGCTGATTTAGCAGTAGCTGTTAATGCAGGGCAAATAAAAACTGGTTCATTATCTAGAACAGATAGAGTTGCTAAATACAACAGATTATTAGCTATAGAGGAAGAATTGGCTGAAGTAGCTGAATATGATGGAGAAAAAACTTTCCACAACTTAAAAAGAAACGTAAAATAA
- the rplK gene encoding 50S ribosomal protein L11, producing MAKEVVRVAKLQFNAGQAKPGPALAGLGIVMPEFTKQFNDQTRDRGSEPVPVAITIYKDKSFDFKLFTSPASYKIKQAAKIESGSSNSKTKIVATITLDQLKEIAEYKLVDLNTDSLDKAMHTIAGTAKNMGVLVEGWDDVVAAKKEALKQAKANAKAAASAAKLEEDAKAAAENKAFVEAEVITEKVESEDK from the coding sequence ATGGCAAAAGAAGTAGTACGTGTTGCTAAATTGCAATTTAATGCAGGACAAGCAAAACCAGGGCCGGCTCTAGCTGGATTAGGTATTGTTATGCCTGAATTTACAAAACAATTTAACGACCAAACAAGAGATAGAGGTAGTGAACCAGTTCCTGTCGCTATTACAATTTATAAAGATAAATCATTTGATTTCAAACTTTTTACATCACCAGCTTCATATAAAATTAAACAAGCTGCAAAAATAGAATCCGGTTCATCTAATTCCAAAACAAAAATAGTTGCAACTATTACATTAGATCAGTTAAAAGAAATTGCTGAATATAAACTAGTTGATTTAAATACAGATTCATTAGATAAAGCTATGCATACAATCGCAGGAACAGCAAAAAACATGGGTGTTTTAGTTGAGGGTTGAGATGATGTTGTAGCTGCTAAAAAAGAAGCATTAAAACAAGCAAAAGCAAACGCTAAAGCTGCTGCATCTGCCGCAAAATTAGAAGAAGATGCTAAAGCTGCTGCTGAAAATAAAGCATTCGTTGAAGCTGAAGTTATAACAGAAAAAGTAGAAAGTGAAGATAAATAA
- the rplA gene encoding 50S ribosomal protein L1 — translation MRKIGKKLQNVKKLVEKDKVYSLEEAMELVKKTSYAKFDASVDLAIRLNLDTRKADQQLRGAVVLPNGTGKSIRVLVATDNPEMQKSSKEAGADLVYTTGELEEALKNDLFDFDVMVVDPKMMPVLGKYGKKLGPKGLMPNPKTGTVTPTPSKAVEELKKGKANYRADKSGIIHSLIGKTSMSVQALTENAQTLISLIKKLKPSVVKGAYILNLTVSASMGPSIKIKFD, via the coding sequence ATGAGAAAAATTGGTAAAAAACTTCAAAATGTGAAAAAACTTGTTGAAAAAGATAAAGTATATTCACTTGAAGAAGCAATGGAATTAGTAAAGAAAACTTCATACGCAAAATTTGATGCTTCAGTAGATTTAGCAATTAGATTAAATTTAGACACTAGAAAAGCTGATCAACAATTAAGAGGAGCTGTAGTTTTACCGAATGGAACAGGAAAAAGTATAAGAGTTTTAGTTGCTACAGATAATCCAGAAATGCAAAAAAGCTCTAAAGAAGCAGGAGCTGATTTAGTATACACAACCGGAGAATTAGAAGAAGCTTTAAAAAATGACTTATTTGATTTTGATGTAATGGTAGTAGATCCAAAAATGATGCCTGTTTTAGGGAAATATGGAAAAAAACTAGGGCCAAAAGGTTTAATGCCTAACCCAAAAACTGGTACAGTTACTCCTACACCATCCAAAGCAGTAGAAGAATTGAAAAAAGGGAAAGCAAACTATAGAGCTGATAAAAGCGGAATTATTCACTCTTTAATTGGTAAAACATCAATGAGTGTTCAAGCTTTAACTGAAAATGCTCAAACACTTATATCATTAATTAAAAAATTAAAACCAAGTGTTGTAAAAGGAGCTTATATTTTAAACTTAACAGTTTCAGCTTCTATGGGACCTTCTATTAAAATTAAATTTGATTAA